The following coding sequences are from one Culex quinquefasciatus strain JHB chromosome 1, VPISU_Cqui_1.0_pri_paternal, whole genome shotgun sequence window:
- the LOC119765306 gene encoding uncharacterized protein LOC119765306, translating to MPRPNRTSLNIPGAVMNAVLRSGKLNVCLGNAQSLCARKFAKLDELKDLLHSSKISVACFTESWLSPKTSDRRLAIPGFSLIRNDRKFQRGGGLVVYCKHHIGRTEVFRTELTAESADKTECVAVELRVDGEKILLVVVYNPPRNDCSEFLAAKLSEFGTRYENVLLVGDLNTDLAVPSTLRDRFTEVLQTHALFSVGVEPTFYHNRGCSQLDLFITSCAEKVLCFNQVGFPAMSQHDLIFGSLDFDDNPAPMITTYRDYVNFDAATVENAILAIPWSDFFASNEPDLLVNFFNEQVKQVHDACIPLRTKRGSKVSNAWFTNEVRTSMLERDLAYGDWRRAPRAFKDEARRRYNTLRNRTNAIVAAAKAQFLNRHLDNRTPSRILWNRLKSIGVGKERTSPTCDFHPDAVNQTFLSSYIAGEPVRRRTGPDNPYSFAFRPVQQWEVVNAVWDISSNATGLDGLPIAFVKIILPLTIQQVTHIFNSIIETSTFPVCWKHAKILPLRKKPHLNALTNLRPISILCALSKAFEKLMERQMSTFIAENNLLTDHQAGFRKGQSIQTAAVRVYDELAKTVDNRGSAVLLLLDFSKAFDTIPHRKLCAKLEVQFNFSVSAVNLVRSYLENRTQTVFCGDQQSETGVATSGVPQGSVWGPLLFCCHVNDLPTALKFCSIQMYADDVQLYIGRPGPCSREIIRMMNDDLASIVEWSRRNQLYVNQAKSNALFVTGRRRAAVQANMLPPVVMDGQVIKWTESARNLGFIFRADLQWDDLIKQQCGKIYASLRTLYSCAAGAPVGTRLKLFKSLILPHFLFGEILHVNPSASDMDRLRISLNCCVRFVYGLNRYDHVSHLQANLLGCPLDHLYAHRSCIFLHKLINTHSPPALFQKLIPFRGRRLANLIIPRNNTATYASSLFVRGVVNWNMLPTEVKRSRTEAGFHGKCLAFWNSF from the coding sequence ATGCCAAGACCGAACCGTACTTCACTGAACATCCCCGGGGCAGTGATGAACGCTGTCCTCCGTTCTGGCAAGCTCAACGTTTGCCTCGGGAACGCCCAAAGTTTGTGTGCCAGAAAGTTTGCAAAACTCGACGAACTGAAAGATCTCCTGCACAGCTCAAAGATTTCGGTGGCTTGTTTTACTGAGTCGTGGCTTTCCCCTAAAACCAGTGACCGAAGATTAGCTATTCCCGGATTTTCTCTCATCCGTAACGACAGGAAGTTTCAACGTGGGGGAGGCCTAGTGGTCTACTGTAAGCACCACATCGGTCGTACCGAAGTTTTCCGCACCGAACTGACAGCAGAATCGGCGGACAAAACAGAGTGCGTTGCGGTTGAGTTGCGTGTTGATGGTGAGAAGATTCTGCTCGTGGTGGTCTACAATCCCCCCAGGAACGATTGCTCGGAGTTTCTGGCTGCGAAACTGTCGGAATTTGGTACTCGGTATGAAAACGTTCTTTTAGTTGGTGACCTTAACACAGATTTGGCAGTACCAAGCACCCTACGAGACCGTTTCACCGAAGTCCTGCAAACCCACGCTCTGTTTTCGGTTGGTGTTGAACCAACCTTCTATCACAACCGAGGCTGCTCGCAATTGGACCTGTTCATAACGAGCTGTGCCGAGAAAGTTTTGTGCTTTAACCAAGTTGGCTTTCCTGCAATGTCGCAACACGATCTCATCTTCGGGTCCCTCGATTTCGACGATAACCCGGCACCGATGATCACTACGTACCGGGACTACGTCAATTTTGATGCAGCAACTGTCGAGAACGCGATTCTTGCCATCCCATGGAGTGACTTCTTTGCAAGCAACGAACCGGATCTACTGGTCAACTTCTTCAACGAACAGGTGAAGCAGGTGCACGATGCGTGTATACCGCTCCGGACAAAGAGAGGCAGTAAAGTATCAAACGCTTGGTTTACAAATGAGGTTCGGACATCGATGTTGGAGCGTGACTTAGCTTATGGCGACTGGAGGAGAGCGCCGAGAGCCTTCAAGGACGAAGCACGCCGCCGTTACAACACGCTGAGGAACAGAACAAACGCGATAGTAGCGGCTGCAAAAGCGCAATTCCTTAATCGACACCTGGACAACCGTACACCGTCGAGAATCCTATGGAATCGCCTCAAAAGCATAGGGGTGGGGAAGGAGCGCACATCACCCACGTGTGACTTTCACCCGGACGCTGTAAACCAAACCTTCCTGTCAAGCTACATCGCTGGTGAACCCGTGCGCAGGAGAACAGGACCTGATAATCCGTACAGTTTTGCTTTCCGACCTGTGCAGCAATGGGAAGTGGTGAATGCTGTGTGGGATATTAGTTCTAACGCTACTGGACTTGACGGACTGCCGATTGCCTTCGTCAAGATCATCCTGCCACTGACCATACAGCAAGTCACACACATCTTCAACAGCATCATCGAGACTTCTACGTTCCCAGTATGCTGGAAGCATGCAAAAATCTTGCCATTGCGGAAAAAGCCTCATCTGAACGCGTTGACCAACCTCAGACCGATTAGCATCCTGTGCGCACTGTCGAAGGCTTTCGAAAAGCTGATGGAACGTCAGATGTCAACGTTCATCGCTGAAAACAACCTCCTTACGGATCATCAAGCCGGATTTCGGAAAGGTCAAAGCATACAAACTGCTGCTGTACGAGTTTACGACGAATTAGCGAAGACGGTGGACAACAGAGGGTCTGCTGTTCTGCTGCTACTCGACTTTTCAAAAGCGTTTGACACGATTCCACATCGCAAGCTGTGTGCCAAACTGGAAGTACAGTTCAACTTCTCTGTTTCTGCGGTCAACCTGGTCAGATCGTACTTGGAAAACCGAACACAGACTGTTTTCTGCGGTGATCAACAGTCTGAAACTGGAGTAGCCACTTCTGGAGTTCCACAAGGATCAGTGTGGGGCCCGCTGTTGTTTTGTTGCCACGTCAATGATCTGCCGACGGCCCTCAAGTTCTGTTCAATCCAGATGTATGCAGATGACGTTCAGCTGTACATCGGTCGTCCTGGGCCCTGCTCCCGTGAAATCATACGCATGATGAACGATGATCTCGCAAGCATAGTGGAATGGTCGCGTCGAAACCAACTGTATGTCAATCAAGCAAAAAGCAACGCGCTGTTCGTGACTGGTCGCCGTAGAGCAGCTGTTCAAGCCAACATGCTGCCACCTGTGGTAATGGATGGGCAGGTAATCAAGTGGACTGAAAGTGCGAGGAATCTCGGCTTCATCTTTCGGGCAGATCTGCAGTGGGACGACCTGATTAAGCAGCAGTGCGGAAAAATTTATGCTAGTCTCCGCACGCTCTACAGTTGTGCTGCTGGTGCTCCGGTTGGGACTCGCCTAAAACTGTTTAAATCGCTGATCCTCCCCCATTTTCTGTTTGGCGAAATCCTACACGTCAATCCGAGTGCAAGTGACATGGACAGACTACGGATATCGCTGAACTGCTGTGTCCGGTTTGTATACGGATTAAACCGTTACGATCACGTAAGTCATCTGCAAGCTAATCTCCTGGGATGCCCGCTGGACCACCTGTACGCCCATCGCTCCTGCATCTTCCTGCACAAGCTGATCAACACGCACTCTCCACCTGCACTGTTCCAGAAGCTGATACCGTTCCGGGGTCGTCGTTTGGCAAACTTGATTATCCCGCGCAACAACACAGCAACCTACGCTAGTTCACTGTTTGTACGAGGCGTGGTAAACTGGAACATGCTGCCAACGGAGGTTAAGCGATCGAGAACGGAAGCAGGTTTTCATGGGAAGTGTCTCGCGTTTTGGAATAGTTTTTAA
- the LOC6036521 gene encoding uncharacterized protein LOC6036521, producing MGKRNRLLPIGAICWLVATATFARAFNFDDDLEDLIAEESTLDEEVYGGGSVLPSAVFNGGKPFLADRDPSTGVIDFSHKKTINQIDLDDKTLYETKDSHVSDTKDVILTQSSPNFHDFLNLPVKYTPSKFVYPLISSSYANLKYQGSNKVSNHKNLTAAIATTTVPPKFQFTRPAYTNARLNTTRQQPTTTTSVSSASTRYTYPTTSGRPITTTTTTTTTTTEVPPTTLPPKQLFTRYPYKSTIKNKYLETTKKNFFPSTLSMPTTTTQKPTATEQQTTPIRSSTYYSPSIRPWTNPSTYTTTTTNQPTIPPRPAHPIRFVEDGDYEDEEEDTTPKINFTIPALKYEGNRPAPFRPLPSTHVQLLNRKNESSNKIELPKNPNVMSLSDIFNSIGLDDQQREDQLQQQQQQEQENTIIFETTLAAATDRTTPPAIVLIQDNPQNSNDQYVKYEVHQPNGHRPQQPQVEEQQQTTQQYPQQEVRYEVYQPNGHRPQAPSQEADLGQHYVKYDVQQPQINIVKYGQVPSMNSVVISPNQHSATFVLGSQQSVGSSADAGHFVGSVSQGSASASALNGHPSGYQMGQVLDEPNEPTNVQVGTSVNVQVQVKPQDIIKTTSVRFPSESDDKYENAQIISGSHKSEVLPPNGHSAPIGLGPNQMVVFPSNDKIDNTLHEVSNRIVFDGSNNDALNKNELAAGFPSELPDGLTPPPPENAQLSKRPRPPMPAQGPPPFMYKEIQRRPFPGDRIRPALQLPNILPQFRPNAKISHGHNPYHKEAGNYRVPPPAKSLLPSGPPIRKVFTEHPSSSPTLANRRQPPTANRFMSRINTGRPQAPTSSMEGPPENRRYYRLPPPMLKDRVFHINPPNLKPPPVSSSASRFAESYAPPTPEKTVPPPPPRRPEEPETNEFQRDPPTILKGSLSEDNINNNKPVRPKLEPVVTLQMLQSKKQTESQKIHNLPSGQKVDLALEGHPPVSNPAVQQPQPSFSNDGKQPVYVVYPVKSTPMKMDPAQSASSIDPIVVGLRGDQSPLPPSKISPGTEYQNTPFSIASHFEQEPILMAKDKKHHQKVHFPYSLERPDPQAIAEIDAKRQRHDQATIEKKQDTIYNIGEEPVSKEQQQPVVEDSPLISSKLHRVAESTPIAIAYTPTESTYKYKLQNSPYYSPYGETQTEVSYLKMNDYDEFGNLAHRYEQSFQAPFQASISLDPVKVTNPYEGWAVVTGTPPQALIQEQSQVQQQNKIDRSDDHHFEDSEPAASSKKQETTNTGGFQPEFQGGFRPIYAEDVKLSELANPDPQSRNAFLLGGGAQSEEESKSEDSPAPTIAAEPAAKKPEPAVATASSAPSSVEKFADEQEEKPLFGDLEAFFDNLTKDYDDNTEPSGLDDDEEDFDESTSRDENGIEGRSASSGAEVTEKVEATNAAKAEEDSSAQSEKKGEE from the coding sequence ATGGGGAAAAGAAATCGGCTCCTGCCGATCGGCGCCATCTGTTGGCTGGTGGCGACGGCAACCTTCGCCAGGGCGTTCAACTTTGACGACGACCTTGAGGATCTGATCGCGGAGGAGTCGACGCTGGACGAGGAGGTGTACGGCGGTGGATCGGTGCTGCCGTCGGCCGTGTTCAACGGGGGTAAGCCGTTTTTGGCGGATCGCGACCCGTCGACCGGGGTCATTGACTTTAGCCACAAGAAGACGATCAACCAGATTGACCTGGACGACAAGACGCTGTACGAGACCAAGGACAGCCACGTGAGCGATACGAAGGACGTCATTTTGACGCAGTCTTCGCCGAATTTTCATGACTTTTTGAACCTTCCGGTTAAGTACACTCCTTCAAAGTTTGTGTACCCGTTGATTTCGAGTTCGTATGCGAACTTGAAGTACCAGGGCAGCAACAAGGTATCGAACCATAAGAATCTGACGGCAGCGATCGCGACAACGACCGTACCGCCCAAGTTCCAGTTTACACGACCGGCTTATACGAACGCACGGTTGAACACGACGCGTCAACAACCGACCACGACAACTTCGGTGTCTTCGGCGTCTACCCGTTACACATATCCGACCACATCGGGACGACcgatcacgacgacgacgacgacaaccacGACTACAACCGAAGTCCCTCCGACGACACTTCCTCCGAAGCAACTCTTCACCCGATACCCCTACAAGAGTACCATCAAGAACAAGTACCTCGAGACGACCAAGAAAAACTTCTTCCCATCGACGCTGTCGATGCCGACGACCACGACCCAGAAACCAACCGCAACCGAACAGCAAACGACCCCAATCCGATCGTCAACGTACTACTCCCCCTCCATCCGACCCTGGACCAACCCTAGCACCTACACGACCACCACCACGAACCAACCCACCATCCCACCCCGACCCGCCCACCCAATCCGCTTCGTCGAAGACGGCGACTACGAAGACGAAGAAGAGGACACCACCCCGAAGATCAACTTCACCATCCCGGCCCTCAAGTACGAAGGCAATCGCCCAGCTCCCTTCCGACCCCTTCCCTCGACCCACGTCCAACTGCTGAACCGCAAGAACGAATCCAGCAACAAGATCGAGTTGCCGAAGAACCCGAACGTGATGTCCCTGTCGGACATCTTCAACTCGATCGGACTGGACGACCAGCAGCGCGAAGATCAgctgcagcagcaacagcaacaggaGCAAGAAAATACGATCATCTTCGAAACGACGCTGGCCGCGGCCACAGACCGAACCACTCCGCCGGCGATCGTGCTCATCCAGGACAACCCGCAAAACTCCAACGATCAGTACGTCAAGTACGAGGTACACCAACCGAACGGACATCGTCCGCAGCAACCGCAGGTCGAGGAACAGCAGCAAACCACGCAACAATACCCGCAGCAAGAGGTGCGTTACGAGGTGTATCAACCCAACGGACATCGCCCGCAAGCTCCGTCGCAAGAAGCCGATCTCGGACAGCACTACGTGAAATATGACGTCCAGCAGCCGCAGATCAACATCGTCAAGTACGGACAGGTGCCCAGCATGAACAGCGTGGTGATCAGTCCGAACCAGCATTCGGCGACGTTCGTGCTCGGTTCGCAGCAATCGGTGGGAAGTTCCGCCGATGCGGGACACTTTGTCGGATCGGTTTCGCAGGGCTCGGCTTCGGCTTCCGCCCTGAACGGACATCCTTCCGGCTACCAGATGGGTCAGGTGTTGGACGAGCCCAACGAGCCGACCAACGTGCAGGTCGGAACCTCGGTCAACGTTCAGGTTCAGGTCAAACCGCAGGACATCATCAAGACGACGAGCGTTCGCTTCCCGAGCGAAAGCGATGACAAGTACGAGAATGCGCAGATCATCAGCGGATCGCACAAGAGCGAGGTGTTGCCTCCGAATGGGCACTCCGCTCCGATTGGGTTGGGACCGAACCAGATGGTTGTGTTCCCCAGCAATGACAAGATCGACAACACACTGCACGAGGTGTCCAACCGGATCGTGTTTGATGGATCGAACAATGATGCGCTGAACAAGAACGAACTGGCCGCTGGATTCCCGTCGGAACTTCCGGATGGATTGACCCCTCCGCCTCCGGAGAATGCCCAACTTTCGAAGCGTCCTCGTCCGCCAATGCCTGCCCAGGGACCACCTCCGTTCATGTACAAGGAGATCCAGCGTCGTCCCTTCCCGGGAGATCGCATCCGACCGGCTCTCCAACTGCCCAACATCCTGCCTCAGTTCCGTCCCAACGCCAAGATTTCCCACGGTCATAACCCGTACCACAAGGAGGCCGGTAACTATCGCGTCCCACCTCCAGCAAAGAGTCTCCTCCCGAGCGGTCCTCCAATTCGCAAGGTCTTCACCGAACACCCGTCCTCCTCGCCAACCCTGGCCAATCGCCGCCAGCCGCCAACTGCGAACCGGTTCATGTCCCGCATCAACACCGGACGTCCACAAGCCCCGACCTCGTCAATGGAAGGACCTCCGGAGAACCGTCGCTACTACCGCCTCCCACCTCCAATGCTGAAAGATCGCGTGTTCCACATCAACCCACCAAACCTAAAGCCACCACCGGTTTCCTCTTCCGCGTCCCGATTCGCCGAAAGTTACGCTCCCCCAACCCCAGAAAAGACCGTTCCGCCACCACCTCCGCGTCGTCCGGAAGAACCGGAAACCAACGAGTTCCAGCGCGACCCACCAACCATCCTGAAGGGATCCCTCTCCGAagacaacatcaacaacaacaaacccgTCCGACCCAAGCTGGAACCGGTCGTAACGCTGCAGATGCTCCAATCGAAGAAGCAAACCGAATCGCAAAAGATCCACAACCTCCCATCCGGACAGAAGGTCGATCTAGCGCTCGAAGGACACCCGCCGGTATCGAACCCCGCAGTCCAACAGCCCCAGCCAAGCTTCAGCAACGACGGCAAGCAGCCCGTCTACGTAGTCTACCCGGTCAAGAGCACCCCCATGAAGATGGACCCCGCCCAATCCGCGAGCAGCATCGATCCGATCGTCGTGGGTCTCCGCGGAGATCAGTCCCCGCTGCCACCGTCCAAGATCAGCCCCGGCACGGAATACCAGAACACACCCTTCTCGATCGCGTCCCACTTCGAGCAGGAACCGATCCTGATGGCCAAGGACAAGAAGCACCACCAGAAGGTGCACTTCCCGTACAGCTTGGAACGACCAGACCCGCAAGCGATCGCCGAAATTGACGCCAAACGTCAACGCCACGATCAGGCGACGATCGAGAAGAAGCAGGACACGATCTACAACATCGGCGAGGAACCCGTGAGCAAGGAGCAACAACAGCCGGTGGTGGAGGACTCTCCACTGATTTCGAGCAAGCTGCACCGCGTTGCCGAGAGCACGCCGATCGCGATCGCGTACACCCCGACCGAATCCACCTACAAGTACAAGCTGCAAAACTCTCCGTACTACTCGCCGTACGGGGAAACCCAAACCGAGGTGTCCTACCTCAAGATGAACGACTACGACGAGTTTGGCAACCTGGCGCACCGTTACGAACAGAGCTTCCAGGCTCCGTTCCAGGCGAGCATCAGCTTGGATCCCGTCAAGGTGACCAACCCGTACGAAGGATGGGCGGTCGTGACCGGAACTCCACCGCAAGCCCTAATCCAGGAACAATCCCAAGTCCAACAGCAGAACAAGATCGACCGATCGGATGATCACCACTTCGAGGACAGCGAACCCGCTGCGAGCAGCAAGAAGCAAGAAACGACCAACACCGGTGGATTCCAGCCCGAGTTCCAGGGCGGCTTCCGGCCGATCTACGCCGAAGACGTCAAGCTGAGCGAGCTGGCGAATCCCGATCCACAGTCCCGGAACGCGTTCCTACTCGGTGGTGGTGCACAAAGCGAAGAAGAATCAAAGTCGGAGGATTCGCCAGCCCCAACAATTGCGGCGGAACCTGCCGCAAAGAAGCCAGAACCAGCGGTGGCGACGGCGTCGTCGGCGCCGTCTTCCGTTGAAAAGTTCGCCGACGAGCAGGAGGAAAAGCCGCTGTTTGGCGATCTGGAGGCGTTCTTCGACAACCTGACCAAGGACTACGATGACAACACGGAACCGTCCGggctggacgacgacgaggaggaCTTTGACGAGAGTACGTCCCGCGACGAGAACGGGATCGAGGGACGGAGTGCCAGCTCCGGGGCGGAAGTGACCGAGAAGGTTGAAGCGACGAACGCAGCAAAGGCGGAAGAGGACAGCAGCGCTCAGAGCGAAAAGAAAGGGGAAGAGtga
- the LOC6036520 gene encoding coiled-coil domain-containing protein 124: protein MPKKMGINSKAVEARERKADAKKVANEKASKAAEDALWQDDDKQLAKKKKQKEEEERKKLEQARKKAEAKELLEKEMSSIKVAPKVSVQKVTRSQIEAEVEKRNRAIESVNNPPEVVPAKVVPLEENLNRVMADTEVAQTIDQALAVLAVKDGGDDKHPEKRMKAAYKAFEEEQLAILKQEHPSLKLSQLKQMIFKDWQKSPQNPLNQAKA, encoded by the exons ATGCCGAAAAAGATGGGTATCAACTCGAAGGCCGTCGAGGCCCGAGAGCGAAAGGCCGACGCAAAGAAGGTGGCCAACGAGAAGGCCTCAAAGGCAGCCGAGGATGCCCTCTGGCAGGACGACGACAAACAGCTGgccaagaaaaagaaacaaaag gaAGAGGAAGAACGCAAAAAGTTGGAGCAAGCCCGCAAAAAGGCGGAAGCCAAGGAGCTGCTGGAGAAGGAAATGAGCTCGATCAAGGTTGCGCCGAAGGTTTCCGTCCAGAAAGTGACCCGTTCCCAGATCGAGGCCGAAGTTGAGAAGCGAAACCGAGCCATTGAATCAGTCAACAACCCGCCTGAAGTCGTGCCGGCCAAGGTCGTTCCGCTGGAGGAGAACCTGAACCGGGTGATGGCCGACACCGAGGTGGCCCAAACCATTGACCAGGCGTTGGCCGTGCTGGCCGTGAAGGACGGCGGCGACGATAAACATCCGGAGAAGCGAATGAAGGCGGCCTACAAGGCGTTCGAGGAGGAACAGCTGGCGATACTGAAGCAGGAGCATCCGTCGCTCAAATTGTCCCAGCTCAAGCAGATGATCTTCAAGGACTGGCAAAAGTCGCCCCAGAATCCGCTCAACCAGGCGAAGGCGTAG